A window of Mercenaria mercenaria strain notata chromosome 16, MADL_Memer_1, whole genome shotgun sequence contains these coding sequences:
- the LOC128549667 gene encoding uncharacterized protein LOC128549667, which translates to MEKYEEMLDIAFAMDCTASMGIYIAVARENIIQIVRDIKQRRQCDVRLALVEYRDHPPADETFITRTHDFTHIPGEMRKWLYACDAAGGGDLPEAVADALQEILLLSWREDATKICVFITDAPPHGLGTFADKFPGGCPDGLDPLVICQALAKAGIAVYVAGCEPSICAYKDFYLALTHITGGQYVPMEKSDSLVKLITYGAIEELSLRKFENEVDEIVRAQIIKGRALDEEYVARQLHIQITKRGEKVSQLQMNKKELASAMSSKFARSLTTMKSFSEIQDVYKLPKELRLSAIKDLQLSVPDSDRLSVAGDSDTVSLNTTQTPDSARYSLAGDEYRSSDSLSPGTDKLVDKKVKRTVSKTKGLRGVLPPLEELMTSSRPGSADLPTRRCGVDGVLRPKSSDGAKHVTKSTADKTPSVDKGNDLESVEANLSLSQSVRLVQRSLQKFK; encoded by the coding sequence ATGGAAAAATACGAGGAAATGTTAGATATTGCATTTGCAATGGATTGCACAGCAAGCATGGGAATCTATATAGCTGTTGCTAGGGAGAACATAATACAAATTGTTAGGGATATAAAACAACGTAGGCAGTGTGACGTCAGACTTGCTTTAGTTGAATATCGTGATCATCCACCGGCAGATGAAACCTTCATCACCCGTACACACGACTTCACACATATTCCAGGAGAGATGAGAAAGTGGTTGTATGCGTGCGATGCAGCTGGGGGTGGAGACCTCCCGGAAGCTGTTGCAGACGCTTTACAAGAAATTCTTTTGTTAAGTTGGAGAGAAGATGCTACGAAGATATGTGTGTTTATAACAGACGCCCCGCCTCACGGACTTGGAACATTTGCTGATAAGTTTCCTGGAGGATGTCCAGATGGACTGGATCCACTGGTTATTTGCCAAGCGCTAGCTAAAGCAGGTATTGCAGTGTATGTAGCGGGTTGTGAACCAAGTATCTgtgcgtataaagacttttacTTGGCTCTTACACATATTACAGGTGGACAATACGTACCTATGGAAAAATCTGACTCGTTAGTAAAACTGATTACATATGGAGCTATTGAAGAATTGtcacttagaaaatttgaaaatgaagttgaCGAAATTGTGCGAGCTCAAATAATTAAAGGTCGTGCGCTTGATGAGGAATATGTAGCACGACAGTTACATATACAGATAACAAAACGTGGAGAAAAAGTATCACAACTGCAAATGAATAAGAAAGAGCTGGCGTCAGCCATGTCTTCCAAATTTGCCAGGTCTTTGACGACAATGAAATCTTTTTCTGAGATCCAAGATGTTTACAAACTCCCTAAAGAATTAAGATTGTCGGCTATAAAAGATTTACAACTCAGTGTGCCCGATTCAGATCGTCTCTCTGTAGCTGGTGACTCAGACACGGTTTCGCTAAACACCACACAAACGCCCGATTCTGCAAGATATTCGCTTGCTGGAGATGAGTATCGTAGCAGTGATTCTTTGTCACCCGGGACAGACAAGCTAGTTGATAAAAAGGTTAAAAGAACTGTCAGCAAAACTAAAGGCTTAAGAGGTGTACTGCCGCCGTTGGAGGAATTAATGACTTCTTCGAGACCAGGTAGTGCAGATTTACCGACTCGTCGATGTGGCGTAGACGGAGTGTTGAGACCGAAATCAAGTGACGGCGCAAAGCACGTAACCAAATCAACTGCAGACAAAACTCCTTCTGTAGACAAAGGCAATGATCTAGAAAGTGTGGAAGCTAACTTGTCATTATCTCAGTCTGTCAGATTGGTGCAAAGAtctcttcaaaagtttaaataa